One Alphaproteobacteria bacterium LSUCC0396 genomic region harbors:
- a CDS encoding tRNA (cytidine(34)-2'-O)-methyltransferase, producing the protein MFEIILFAPQIPPNTGNIIRLSANSGNRLHLIEPLGFSLDEKSCRRAGLDYHALSDVHIHKDLTACLDWLGQPRLFAITTRGKDSLFERAFLPGDAFLFGSETSGLPAHIHASIAEPQKLRLPMMADNRSLNLANAVSIVIYEAWRQHGFAGANY; encoded by the coding sequence ATGTTCGAGATCATTCTTTTTGCGCCGCAGATTCCACCAAATACCGGAAACATTATCCGGCTTTCGGCAAATAGCGGTAACCGCCTGCATCTGATTGAGCCGCTCGGGTTTAGCTTGGATGAAAAATCCTGCCGGCGCGCCGGACTCGATTATCACGCATTGAGCGATGTTCATATCCACAAGGATTTGACTGCCTGTCTGGACTGGCTGGGGCAACCGCGTCTCTTTGCTATCACCACACGCGGCAAAGACAGCCTGTTTGAACGCGCCTTTTTGCCCGGTGACGCCTTTTTATTTGGTTCGGAGACATCTGGCTTGCCGGCACATATTCACGCCAGCATTGCCGAGCCTCAAAAACTGCGGCTGCCAATGATGGCTGATAATCGTTCGCTAAACCTTGCCAACGCGGTTTCAATCGTGATTTATGAAGCATGGCGTCAGCACGGATTTGCCGGTGCCAACTATTAA
- a CDS encoding putative manganese transporter, protein MEQNISPMTNPGTTTGGPHGRATVKHSLFIMVPVLLAGYLMTNAESKLADILFKAIADSYLQVSTFVAATFFLFYGIERLLNIDATAALRKANIWQVPVAAALGAMPGCGGAIIVVTQYVSGRLSFGSVVAVLTATMGDAAFLLIAQEPLTGLAIIVLGFVVGTISGWIVNYIHGRDFLRGDTGKNTDIDHANEDASTPFLDGIWLLIMLPGFILAGLLAFQIDADALFANDYFDKPASLLGVLGGVLAISMRLAPQFGIKGDLAFSAGGSILRRTIADTNFVTVWVVGAYLVFDLSVYFFAIDLKQIFSGYTLFTPMIAILIGFLPGCGPQVLVTTMYLAGILPLSAQIGNALSNDGDALFPAIAIAPKVAVVATLYSAVPAVIISYSWLFLVE, encoded by the coding sequence ATGGAGCAGAATATTTCACCAATGACGAACCCGGGAACAACGACGGGCGGCCCCCACGGCCGCGCGACTGTTAAACATAGCCTGTTTATCATGGTGCCGGTTTTGCTTGCTGGTTATCTGATGACCAATGCCGAGTCGAAACTTGCCGATATTCTGTTCAAGGCAATTGCCGATTCCTACCTTCAGGTCAGCACATTCGTTGCGGCGACATTTTTCCTTTTCTACGGTATTGAGCGGCTGCTCAACATTGATGCAACGGCAGCGCTTCGCAAAGCAAACATTTGGCAAGTTCCGGTGGCGGCGGCGCTGGGCGCGATGCCTGGTTGCGGCGGTGCGATTATCGTTGTGACCCAATATGTGTCGGGGCGGTTGAGTTTCGGCAGCGTTGTCGCCGTATTGACCGCAACGATGGGTGATGCCGCATTTCTGCTAATTGCGCAGGAACCACTTACCGGCCTTGCGATTATAGTGCTTGGCTTTGTTGTCGGAACAATAAGTGGCTGGATCGTCAATTATATTCACGGTCGTGATTTTTTGCGCGGAGACACCGGCAAGAATACTGATATCGACCATGCGAACGAAGATGCCAGCACACCGTTTCTGGATGGTATCTGGCTTCTTATCATGCTTCCGGGTTTTATTCTTGCCGGGCTTCTGGCCTTTCAGATTGATGCTGACGCGCTGTTTGCCAATGACTATTTCGATAAGCCGGCAAGCCTTCTTGGCGTGTTGGGCGGCGTTCTGGCGATTTCCATGCGGCTTGCACCACAATTTGGCATTAAAGGCGATCTGGCTTTTTCTGCTGGCGGCTCTATTTTGCGGCGCACGATTGCCGATACTAACTTCGTCACAGTTTGGGTTGTTGGCGCGTATCTGGTGTTTGATTTATCGGTTTATTTCTTTGCGATTGATCTCAAACAAATCTTTAGCGGCTATACGCTTTTCACCCCAATGATCGCTATTCTGATTGGGTTTTTGCCCGGATGCGGCCCACAAGTTCTGGTGACAACTATGTATCTTGCCGGTATTCTGCCACTATCCGCGCAAATCGGTAATGCCCTCAGCAATGATGGTGATGCCCTGTTTCCGGCGATTGCGATTGCCCCGAAAGTGGCGGTGGTCGCCACCCTCTATTCGGCAGTGCCTGCGGTCATTATTTCATATAGCTGGCTGTTTCTGGTCGAATAA